From the genome of Deinococcus sp. JMULE3, one region includes:
- a CDS encoding phosphopentomutase — MLLTIVVLDSVGAGELPDAASFGDAGAHTLNHTLKAAPVRLPNLAALGLAQVPTLETGDATVPAGPAAGAFGRLREVSPGKDTSTGHWEFMGIQLEHAFQVFPDGFPPAVMDRFDAATGRGHLCNKPYSGTDVIRDFGPEHMQTGAPIVYTSADSVFQIAAHEDVVPLETLYAWCRAAREILQGEFAVARVIARPFRGEFPFERANEHRKDFSLVPPPTVLDAVKATGQAVVGIGKIPDIYANQGFTEEIHTDDNADGIAKTLARMRQAAQDGTSGLIFTNLVDFDSKFGHRRDPEGYSACLAAFDAALPELIAAVPEGGALIIISDHGNDPTWKGSDHTREHGLLLVHKGGAAGVNLGDRATFADVGATVAEALGATWDGPGESFWTQLT; from the coding sequence ATGTTGCTGACGATTGTCGTGCTGGATTCCGTGGGCGCGGGCGAACTGCCCGACGCCGCGAGCTTCGGGGACGCCGGGGCGCACACCCTGAACCACACCCTGAAGGCGGCGCCCGTGCGCCTGCCGAACCTGGCGGCGCTGGGCCTCGCGCAGGTGCCCACCCTCGAGACCGGGGACGCGACCGTGCCCGCCGGACCGGCCGCCGGTGCCTTCGGCCGCCTGCGCGAGGTCAGCCCCGGCAAGGACACCAGCACCGGCCACTGGGAGTTCATGGGCATCCAGCTGGAGCACGCGTTCCAGGTGTTCCCGGACGGCTTCCCGCCCGCCGTGATGGACCGCTTCGACGCGGCGACCGGGCGCGGGCACCTGTGCAACAAACCGTACAGCGGCACGGACGTCATCCGGGACTTCGGCCCCGAGCACATGCAGACCGGCGCGCCCATCGTGTACACGAGCGCGGACAGCGTGTTCCAGATCGCCGCGCACGAGGACGTCGTGCCGCTGGAGACGCTGTACGCGTGGTGCCGCGCCGCCCGCGAGATCCTGCAGGGCGAGTTCGCCGTGGCGCGCGTGATCGCCCGGCCGTTCCGGGGCGAGTTCCCGTTCGAGCGGGCGAACGAGCACCGCAAGGACTTCAGCCTCGTGCCGCCGCCCACGGTGCTGGACGCCGTGAAGGCCACCGGGCAGGCCGTGGTGGGCATCGGGAAGATCCCGGACATCTACGCGAACCAGGGCTTCACCGAGGAGATCCACACCGACGACAACGCCGACGGGATCGCCAAGACCCTGGCCCGCATGCGACAGGCCGCGCAGGACGGCACCTCGGGCCTCATCTTCACGAACCTCGTGGATTTCGACAGCAAGTTCGGCCACCGCCGCGACCCCGAGGGGTACAGCGCGTGTCTCGCGGCGTTCGACGCGGCGCTGCCCGAGCTGATCGCCGCCGTGCCCGAAGGCGGCGCGCTGATCATCATCAGCGACCACGGGAACGACCCCACCTGGAAGGGTTCGGACCACACCCGCGAGCACGGCCTGCTGCTCGTGCACAAAGGCGGCGCGGCGGGCGTGAACCTGGGCGACCGCGCCACCTTCGCGGACGTGGGCGCGACCGTCGCCGAGGCGCTCGGCGCGACGTGGGACGGGCCGGGTGAGAGCTTCTGGACACAGCTGACCTGA
- a CDS encoding antibiotic biosynthesis monooxygenase codes for MSEQLQFEGHQPSDPVSLVVRRRIRPGQEAAYEALLAEANALLARLPGHRGTGVIRPAPGEQEYTLLARFDTLTSAAAWELSPERAAWLERIAPLVDEHVSFEKQPGLDFWFTPPAAATLRQPPRWKMALLTLAALYPVSVSTSWLFGEALKPWLGHLVMPIRAIPQMIVVVLLMTYLVMPAVTRWATPWLRGK; via the coding sequence ATGAGCGAGCAGCTCCAGTTCGAGGGGCATCAGCCCAGCGATCCGGTCAGTCTGGTCGTCCGCCGCCGCATCCGCCCCGGGCAGGAGGCCGCGTACGAGGCGCTGCTGGCCGAGGCGAACGCGCTGCTGGCGCGCCTGCCCGGCCACCGCGGCACCGGCGTGATCCGCCCCGCGCCGGGCGAGCAGGAGTACACGCTGCTGGCCCGCTTCGACACGCTGACCAGCGCCGCCGCGTGGGAACTGTCCCCCGAGCGGGCCGCGTGGCTGGAGCGCATCGCGCCGCTGGTGGACGAGCACGTCAGTTTCGAGAAGCAGCCGGGCCTGGACTTCTGGTTCACGCCGCCGGCCGCCGCGACCCTGCGTCAGCCGCCCCGCTGGAAGATGGCGCTGCTGACCCTGGCGGCGCTGTACCCGGTGAGCGTCAGCACGTCCTGGCTGTTCGGCGAGGCGCTGAAACCCTGGCTGGGTCACCTCGTGATGCCGATCCGCGCCATTCCGCAGATGATCGTGGTCGTGCTGCTCATGACCTATCTGGTGATGCCCGCCGTGACACGCTGGGCGACGCCGTGGCTGCGCGGCAAGTAA
- the lptB gene encoding LPS export ABC transporter ATP-binding protein, with the protein MTATTSPLPAPAVTPPRPDLHAEGLGKTYGRRQVVRNVNLRVQPGEIVALFGPNGAGKTTTFYMLVGFIRPGAGRIALGGRDLTRLPMHERARLGLGYLPQEPSAFRKLTARDNLLAILEYQRLPRAEQEARADALLEEFGLSHLANSFAYQLSGGERRRLELARALTTDPDYLLLDEPFTGVDPKSIREIQRLIRDLRDRRGLGVFITDHNVRETIALTDRVYLMYDGAVKFEGTPAEFAQDEDARTHYLGDDFEL; encoded by the coding sequence GTGACCGCGACCACCTCCCCGCTGCCTGCGCCGGCTGTCACGCCCCCGCGTCCGGACCTGCACGCCGAGGGCCTGGGCAAGACCTACGGGCGCCGTCAGGTCGTGCGGAACGTGAACCTGCGCGTGCAACCCGGCGAGATCGTCGCGCTGTTCGGCCCGAACGGCGCGGGCAAGACCACCACCTTCTACATGCTGGTGGGGTTCATCCGCCCCGGCGCGGGCCGCATCGCGCTCGGCGGGCGGGACCTGACGCGCCTGCCCATGCATGAACGCGCCCGCCTGGGCCTGGGGTACCTGCCGCAGGAACCCAGCGCCTTCCGCAAACTGACTGCGCGCGACAACCTGCTGGCCATCCTGGAGTACCAGCGCCTCCCGCGCGCCGAGCAGGAGGCCCGCGCCGACGCGCTGCTTGAGGAATTCGGCCTGAGCCACCTGGCGAACAGCTTCGCGTACCAGCTGTCCGGCGGGGAGCGCCGCCGCCTGGAACTCGCCCGCGCGCTGACCACCGACCCCGATTACCTGCTGCTGGACGAACCGTTCACCGGCGTGGACCCCAAGAGCATCCGCGAGATCCAGCGCCTGATCCGCGACCTGCGCGACCGCCGCGGGCTGGGCGTGTTCATCACCGACCACAACGTCCGCGAGACCATCGCCCTGACCGACCGCGTGTACCTGATGTACGACGGGGCCGTGAAGTTCGAGGGCACCCCCGCCGAGTTCGCCCAGGACGAGGACGCCCGCACCCACTACCTCGGCGACGACTTCGAGCTGTGA
- a CDS encoding TrkA family potassium uptake protein, translating into MKSKQCLVIGLGRFGTAVATTLYEMGHEVVAIDQHEENVERVMNLVTHAAIVDASDERALRALGVGDFDVVVVAIGTDVQANILATMNAKSLGAPYVVSKAIDEMARRVLERIGADLVIRPEHDMGVRLARQIATPNIVDTLDLGGDYAIVEIEANERLKGTLRDLNLTGRFNVQIIAISRAGKIEVTPRAEDELRPHDKLVVIGTSHAIDDLRRYLGE; encoded by the coding sequence ATGAAAAGCAAACAATGTCTGGTGATCGGCCTGGGCCGCTTCGGGACGGCCGTCGCCACCACCCTTTACGAGATGGGACACGAGGTCGTCGCCATCGACCAGCACGAGGAGAACGTCGAGCGGGTCATGAACCTCGTCACGCACGCCGCGATCGTGGACGCCAGCGACGAGCGGGCCCTGCGCGCCCTGGGCGTCGGGGACTTCGACGTGGTCGTCGTGGCGATCGGCACGGACGTGCAGGCGAACATCCTGGCGACCATGAACGCCAAGAGTCTCGGCGCGCCGTACGTGGTCAGCAAGGCCATCGACGAGATGGCCCGCCGGGTGCTGGAACGCATCGGCGCGGACCTCGTGATCCGGCCCGAGCATGACATGGGCGTGCGCCTGGCGCGGCAGATCGCCACGCCGAACATCGTGGATACCCTGGACCTGGGCGGCGACTACGCCATCGTGGAGATCGAGGCGAACGAACGCCTGAAGGGTACGCTGCGCGACCTGAACCTCACGGGACGGTTCAACGTGCAGATCATCGCCATCAGCCGCGCCGGGAAGATCGAGGTGACGCCCCGCGCCGAGGATGAGCTGCGCCCCCACGACAAGCTGGTCGTGATCGGCACCAGTCACGCCATCGACGACCTGCGCCGCTACCTGGGCGAGTGA
- the pxpA gene encoding 5-oxoprolinase subunit PxpA, with amino-acid sequence MTSIDLNADLGEGSAHEETVMGVVSSANIACGGHAGDAGTMRDSLRLAARFGVAAGAHPGFPDREGFGRRELHFPPDEVRAFVREQIEALKAVAAREGVPLRHVKPHGMLYNMAVRDAALARAVAQAAADSGIGVYFGLAGSGEMLREARAAGLREIGEGFADRGYAPDGSLWPRGQTGALLPFETAVAQGVRIAREGLTTAVTGEEVAVPARTLCLHGDGAEAAELARTLRAALEAAGLRVTAP; translated from the coding sequence ATGACCAGTATCGACCTGAACGCCGACCTGGGCGAGGGCAGCGCGCACGAGGAGACCGTCATGGGCGTGGTGAGCAGCGCGAACATCGCCTGCGGCGGGCACGCCGGGGACGCCGGGACGATGCGGGACTCGCTGCGGCTCGCGGCGCGCTTCGGGGTGGCGGCCGGGGCGCATCCGGGTTTCCCGGACCGCGAGGGCTTCGGGCGGCGCGAACTGCACTTCCCCCCGGACGAGGTCCGCGCGTTCGTGCGCGAGCAGATCGAGGCGCTCAAGGCCGTCGCGGCGCGCGAGGGGGTCCCGCTGCGGCACGTCAAGCCGCACGGGATGCTGTACAACATGGCCGTCCGCGACGCGGCGCTGGCCCGCGCGGTGGCACAGGCGGCGGCCGACAGTGGCATCGGGGTGTACTTCGGGCTGGCGGGCAGCGGCGAGATGCTCCGCGAGGCCCGCGCCGCCGGACTGCGCGAGATCGGCGAGGGCTTCGCGGACCGCGGGTACGCCCCCGACGGGAGCCTGTGGCCGCGCGGGCAGACGGGCGCGCTGCTGCCCTTCGAGACGGCAGTCGCGCAGGGCGTGCGGATCGCACGCGAGGGCCTGACGACCGCCGTGACCGGCGAGGAGGTCGCCGTGCCCGCCCGGACGCTGTGCCTGCACGGTGACGGCGCCGAGGCCGCCGAACTGGCCCGGACGCTACGCGCGGCGCTGGAGGCGGCGGGGCTGCGCGTGACCGCCCCCTGA
- the yedA gene encoding drug/metabolite exporter YedA, with amino-acid sequence MSAAAATPAARLTPLVLLCLGLVYVVWGSTYFGIKVAIETLPPLGMLAARFMVAGALLLLVLRLRGAALPTAREWRSSALVGTLLLGGGTGLVTLAERDASSSVAAMVIAVSPLFAALFARLWGEKTGGREWLGIGVGLIGIALLNVGELHATPLAALLLILAPLCWTFGSQWSRHLPLPSGLMGSAAEMLAGGGVLLLLSVLMGERWGTPSAASLWALAYLTVFGSLVAYSAYMYLVAHTRPALATSYAYVNPVVAVLLGVGFGGEQLGPLGWAALLVILTGVALVAWPRRVPDAEAV; translated from the coding sequence GTGAGTGCGGCCGCTGCCACGCCCGCCGCGCGCCTGACGCCGCTGGTGCTGCTGTGCCTGGGGCTGGTGTACGTCGTGTGGGGCAGCACGTACTTCGGGATCAAGGTCGCCATCGAGACGCTGCCGCCGCTGGGCATGCTCGCGGCACGCTTCATGGTGGCCGGGGCGCTGCTGCTGCTCGTGCTGCGCCTGCGGGGCGCGGCGCTCCCCACCGCGCGCGAGTGGCGGTCCAGCGCCCTAGTCGGCACCCTGTTGCTGGGCGGCGGCACCGGGCTGGTCACGCTGGCCGAACGGGACGCGAGCAGCAGCGTCGCCGCCATGGTCATCGCGGTGTCGCCACTGTTCGCGGCGCTGTTCGCGCGCCTGTGGGGCGAGAAGACCGGCGGGCGCGAGTGGCTGGGCATCGGCGTGGGCCTGATCGGCATCGCGCTGCTGAATGTCGGGGAGCTGCACGCCACGCCGCTGGCGGCGCTGCTGCTGATCCTCGCACCGCTGTGCTGGACGTTCGGCAGCCAGTGGTCCCGCCACCTGCCCCTCCCCAGCGGGCTGATGGGCTCGGCGGCCGAGATGCTCGCCGGGGGCGGCGTCCTGCTCCTCCTGAGCGTCCTGATGGGCGAACGCTGGGGCACCCCCAGCGCCGCGAGCCTGTGGGCACTGGCGTACCTCACGGTGTTCGGGAGCCTCGTGGCGTACAGCGCGTACATGTACCTCGTGGCGCACACCCGCCCGGCCCTGGCGACCAGCTACGCGTACGTGAACCCGGTCGTGGCGGTGCTGCTGGGCGTCGGCTTCGGCGGCGAGCAGCTGGGCCCGCTGGGCTGGGCGGCGCTGCTCGTGATCCTCACGGGCGTCGCGCTCGTCGCGTGGCCGCGCCGCGTCCCGGACGCGGAGGCCGTATGA
- a CDS encoding ABC transporter substrate-binding protein has product MRALPLTALLLAATASAAPVRVEFWHAMNGVQGTVQAYARDFNASQSAYEIVPVNHGSYRELLPKLQAALKSGSAPALAQLEFTQFPALASAGQLTDLSGRVDDLPGALRTDIYPAVWKTGQLGGRTYGLPWNVSVPVLMYNAGLLKKAGLNAPDTWTQLEASSRALATGGRRPLVAAADAWTFEANVLSRGGALTGGDRPRLDSPDAVEALTQLARMSAAGQAQPRTLNEATRAAFDFARGQNVFVLASVANWIDARKLPFFNLGIAPFPCEKEGACTVPLGGATLTVPRGTPAAEQAGAVAFWQYLMQPARLADWVKTTAYVPPRRAAAPLLDDWYAKNPQIRAAHAQIARAVPRPTTPEYAAWTALIEDAIQQATTGKLSAKAALDAAQTRAER; this is encoded by the coding sequence ATGCGCGCCCTGCCCCTGACCGCCCTGCTGCTCGCCGCCACCGCGAGCGCCGCCCCCGTCCGCGTGGAGTTCTGGCACGCCATGAACGGCGTGCAGGGCACCGTGCAGGCCTACGCCCGCGACTTCAACGCGTCCCAGAGCGCCTACGAGATCGTGCCGGTCAATCACGGCAGTTACCGCGAACTCCTGCCGAAACTCCAGGCGGCCCTGAAGAGCGGCTCGGCCCCGGCGCTCGCGCAACTGGAATTCACGCAGTTCCCTGCGCTCGCCAGCGCCGGACAGCTGACTGACCTCAGTGGGCGCGTGGACGACCTGCCCGGCGCGCTGCGCACCGATATCTACCCCGCCGTGTGGAAGACCGGGCAGCTGGGCGGCCGCACCTACGGCCTGCCGTGGAACGTCAGCGTGCCGGTCCTGATGTACAACGCCGGCCTGCTGAAGAAGGCGGGCCTGAACGCCCCCGACACCTGGACGCAGCTGGAGGCCAGCAGCCGCGCCCTGGCCACCGGCGGCCGCCGCCCCCTGGTCGCCGCTGCCGACGCCTGGACCTTCGAGGCGAACGTCCTGTCCCGCGGCGGCGCCCTGACCGGCGGGGACCGCCCGCGCCTGGACAGCCCCGACGCGGTCGAGGCCCTGACGCAACTGGCCCGCATGAGCGCCGCCGGTCAGGCCCAGCCCCGCACCCTGAACGAGGCCACCCGCGCCGCGTTCGACTTCGCGCGCGGGCAGAACGTGTTCGTGCTCGCCAGCGTCGCCAACTGGATCGACGCGCGCAAGCTGCCGTTCTTCAACCTGGGCATCGCGCCGTTCCCCTGCGAGAAGGAGGGCGCCTGCACCGTCCCGCTGGGCGGCGCGACCCTGACGGTCCCCAGGGGCACTCCCGCCGCCGAGCAGGCGGGCGCCGTCGCGTTCTGGCAGTACCTGATGCAGCCCGCCCGGCTGGCCGACTGGGTGAAGACCACCGCGTACGTCCCCCCGCGCCGCGCCGCCGCGCCCCTGCTGGACGACTGGTACGCGAAGAACCCGCAGATCCGCGCCGCGCACGCCCAGATCGCCCGCGCCGTGCCGCGCCCCACCACGCCCGAGTACGCCGCGTGGACCGCGCTGATCGAGGACGCGATTCAGCAGGCCACCACCGGCAAGCTGAGCGCGAAGGCCGCCCTGGACGCCGCCCAGACCCGCGCGGAACGCTGA
- the hisD gene encoding histidinol dehydrogenase, whose translation MQVLQGQEARSALTRTFNEIPVPDAVLARIEATFGEALSPAQVVERILSDVRARGDDALRDWTERLDGHRPADLRVPEAELAAAQVAPDLHEAILTAIRRVRAFYEQQPAHGFLNHGPDGALGQLVRPLGRVGVYVPGGLAPLISTLIHTAVPAQVAGVPDIVVTTPPARDGSVHPAILVAARELGLEQVFRVGGAQAIAALAYGTASIGAVDKVAGPGNLFVVIAKRMVYGQTGIESLPGPTETLVVADDSADPRFVAADLLAQAEHNGAEPVLVSTSRDLLIRVQAELNGQLEALPEPNRGWARDSVQARMKVILAGTLEEAVELANLYAPEHLCLLTRDPWSLLGLVQRAGGVFVGEASMEALGDYVAGPSHVMPTGGTARFMSPVNVRDFQNIISVVGLNEGALRRIGPAGATLARAEGLEAHARAIESRLS comes from the coding sequence ATGCAAGTGCTGCAAGGCCAAGAGGCCCGGTCCGCCCTGACGCGGACGTTCAATGAGATTCCCGTTCCCGACGCCGTCCTGGCGCGTATCGAGGCGACGTTCGGCGAGGCGCTGAGTCCCGCGCAGGTCGTCGAGCGCATCCTGAGTGATGTCCGCGCGCGCGGGGACGACGCGCTGCGCGACTGGACCGAGCGGCTGGACGGTCACCGCCCCGCCGACCTGCGCGTGCCGGAGGCGGAACTGGCCGCCGCGCAGGTCGCCCCGGACCTGCACGAGGCGATCCTCACGGCGATCCGGCGCGTACGGGCCTTCTACGAGCAGCAGCCCGCGCACGGGTTCCTGAACCACGGTCCGGACGGCGCGCTGGGGCAGCTGGTGCGCCCGCTGGGGCGGGTGGGCGTGTACGTGCCGGGCGGGCTGGCCCCGCTGATCAGCACGCTGATTCACACGGCGGTGCCCGCGCAGGTGGCGGGCGTGCCGGACATCGTGGTCACCACGCCGCCCGCGCGGGACGGGAGCGTGCACCCGGCGATCCTCGTCGCGGCGCGCGAACTCGGCCTTGAGCAGGTGTTCCGGGTGGGCGGCGCGCAGGCCATCGCGGCCCTGGCGTACGGCACGGCGAGCATCGGCGCGGTGGACAAGGTCGCGGGTCCCGGCAACCTGTTCGTGGTGATCGCCAAGCGGATGGTGTACGGCCAGACCGGCATCGAGAGCCTCCCCGGCCCGACCGAGACGCTGGTCGTGGCGGACGACAGCGCCGACCCGCGCTTCGTGGCGGCCGACCTGCTGGCGCAGGCGGAGCACAACGGCGCGGAACCCGTGCTCGTCTCCACCAGCCGCGACCTGCTGATCCGGGTGCAGGCGGAACTCAACGGGCAGCTGGAGGCCCTGCCGGAACCGAACCGGGGCTGGGCGCGCGACAGCGTGCAGGCCCGCATGAAGGTCATCCTGGCCGGCACGCTGGAGGAGGCCGTGGAGCTGGCGAACCTGTACGCGCCCGAGCACCTGTGCCTGCTGACCCGCGACCCGTGGAGTCTGCTGGGCCTCGTGCAGCGCGCCGGGGGCGTGTTCGTCGGAGAGGCGAGCATGGAGGCGCTGGGCGACTACGTGGCGGGCCCCAGTCACGTCATGCCGACCGGCGGCACGGCGCGCTTCATGAGCCCGGTGAACGTGCGGGACTTCCAGAACATCATCTCGGTGGTGGGCCTGAACGAGGGCGCGCTGCGCCGCATCGGCCCGGCCGGGGCGACCCTGGCCCGCGCCGAGGGCCTCGAGGCGCACGCCCGCGCGATCGAAAGCCGCCTCTCGTGA
- a CDS encoding diguanylate cyclase domain-containing protein has translation MLPDFRPGSLSASARPARGGVFRTNLDRRMLNQRVVGAVLIATLIAALYHQNDPFERLALPAMSILMGALLATLSLTRVPLLTTQIAGLTIGWAYLLAKVAYILFAQGDAGLPMLLNLAPWGGVLLASHLWTLGPQASAPLNVAALGSLAALLAAKVALEPASAQSDVTGSVLQMLLAGGVLLAGQRSAAQRMTGDVRRAVLGQDTPGLDALTGLPDRITLERQLEGAYRQSPEHLVVAAIAVDLQPTPDGAGPNFQVRLSAHVSRVLMSTVRDQDLLGCLDDGVAALVMRAPDARSARAACERLRVRVASRPLDGVNPTVTIGLVYADGLMDAPDLLRAAEDTLSAARRTGPNRVLLGPVTPDPGGNSANVDALFA, from the coding sequence ATGCTGCCTGACTTCCGCCCCGGTTCACTGAGTGCGTCCGCCCGCCCAGCGCGTGGCGGGGTCTTCCGCACCAACCTGGACCGCCGGATGCTGAACCAGCGGGTCGTGGGCGCCGTGCTGATCGCCACGCTGATCGCCGCGCTGTACCACCAGAACGACCCCTTCGAACGGCTCGCGCTGCCCGCCATGTCGATCCTGATGGGCGCCCTGCTCGCCACGCTGTCACTGACACGCGTACCGCTGCTGACCACCCAGATCGCCGGACTGACGATCGGCTGGGCGTACCTGCTCGCCAAGGTCGCATACATCCTGTTCGCCCAGGGGGACGCGGGCCTGCCGATGCTGCTGAATCTCGCGCCGTGGGGTGGCGTGCTGCTCGCCTCGCACCTGTGGACGCTGGGGCCGCAGGCCAGCGCCCCCCTGAACGTCGCCGCGCTGGGCAGCCTGGCGGCGCTGCTGGCCGCGAAGGTCGCGCTTGAACCGGCCTCCGCGCAGTCGGACGTGACCGGAAGCGTGCTGCAGATGCTGCTCGCGGGCGGCGTGCTGCTGGCCGGGCAGCGGAGCGCCGCGCAGCGCATGACCGGCGACGTGCGCCGCGCCGTGCTGGGCCAGGACACGCCGGGCCTGGACGCCCTGACCGGCCTGCCCGACCGGATCACCCTGGAACGCCAGCTGGAAGGCGCGTACCGCCAGTCCCCAGAGCACCTGGTCGTCGCGGCGATCGCGGTGGACCTCCAGCCCACCCCGGACGGCGCCGGGCCGAACTTCCAGGTGCGACTCTCCGCGCACGTCTCACGCGTGCTGATGAGCACCGTGCGCGACCAGGACCTGCTCGGCTGCCTGGACGACGGGGTGGCCGCGCTGGTCATGCGCGCCCCGGACGCCCGCTCGGCCCGCGCCGCCTGCGAGCGCCTGCGGGTGCGGGTCGCGTCCCGCCCGCTGGACGGCGTGAATCCCACCGTGACCATCGGACTGGTGTACGCCGACGGACTCATGGACGCGCCGGACCTGCTGCGCGCCGCCGAGGACACCCTGAGTGCCGCGCGGCGCACCGGCCCCAACCGGGTGCTGCTCGGCCCCGTCACGCCCGACCCCGGCGGGAATTCGGCAAACGTCGACGCGCTGTTCGCCTGA
- a CDS encoding DUF3084 domain-containing protein, with the protein MLWLFLPFVVILSGVVAYAADTIARKAGRKHLRWFGMRPKTTALVVAVLSGMGISAASLAAFLILNSSAVNTIAQADQLRPQLEALRKDIRAAQADRDRAQQEAARLREQQTAAQNALKAAQADLTDARAAQTRVQTQARALDTRVRELTAAQRTLETRAAQTRAKLQAAETSLKASQERAQNLDAQVVDLGARIALSEQETRSAQDRARDAQQNAEAAQTRAQVAQAAAQQAQTQARAAQAQAQQARTQIGALARDRAQADAALNAAQQKLSAAQQALKDAQAQQRAAQQARDSLRAERDRLSSERAALITARDQAARDRTRILTDLSALQLQQQQLRDSNEALRATLGRLQDEYSSSRAELSATRNTDLAYPRNDLVYAAVVPGVRNLDQFLTDAARSAATRGAKGSPAARLNPAARSALETKLRGLNASSFVQCRAAQNAAVGFPVDLICDARPNVVLYRAGQVIRRSTVNLGDLRRLQDQIGELVQDATLDLTSRGVPSEYVQGLDVGELVPLITRLNDRSGTVAVVGIAARTDVRPGSRVDLYAVLP; encoded by the coding sequence GTGCTGTGGCTGTTCCTCCCGTTCGTGGTCATCCTGTCCGGGGTGGTGGCGTACGCCGCGGACACCATCGCCCGCAAGGCCGGCCGCAAGCACCTGCGCTGGTTCGGCATGCGCCCCAAGACCACCGCCCTGGTCGTGGCGGTCCTGTCCGGCATGGGCATCAGCGCCGCCAGCCTCGCCGCGTTCCTGATCCTGAACAGCAGCGCCGTGAACACCATCGCGCAGGCCGACCAGCTGCGCCCCCAGCTGGAGGCGCTGCGGAAGGACATCCGCGCCGCGCAGGCCGACCGTGACCGCGCCCAGCAGGAGGCCGCGCGCCTGCGCGAGCAGCAGACGGCCGCCCAGAACGCCCTGAAGGCCGCGCAGGCCGACCTGACGGACGCCCGCGCCGCGCAGACCCGCGTGCAGACCCAGGCCCGCGCCCTGGACACCCGCGTGAGGGAACTGACCGCCGCGCAGCGCACCCTGGAAACGCGCGCCGCGCAGACCCGCGCCAAACTCCAGGCGGCCGAGACGTCCCTGAAGGCCAGTCAGGAACGCGCGCAGAACCTCGACGCGCAGGTCGTGGACCTCGGCGCCCGCATCGCCCTGAGTGAACAGGAGACCCGCAGCGCCCAGGACCGCGCCCGCGACGCCCAGCAGAACGCCGAGGCCGCCCAGACCCGCGCGCAGGTCGCGCAGGCCGCCGCGCAGCAGGCCCAGACCCAGGCACGCGCCGCGCAGGCGCAGGCGCAGCAGGCCCGCACGCAGATCGGCGCGCTGGCCCGCGACCGCGCGCAGGCCGACGCCGCCCTGAACGCCGCGCAGCAGAAACTCAGTGCCGCGCAGCAGGCGCTGAAAGACGCGCAGGCGCAGCAGCGCGCCGCGCAGCAGGCCCGCGACAGCCTGCGCGCCGAACGCGACCGCCTGAGCAGCGAACGGGCCGCGCTGATCACCGCCCGCGATCAGGCCGCCCGCGACCGCACCCGCATCCTGACCGACCTGAGCGCCCTGCAACTCCAGCAGCAGCAGCTGCGTGACAGCAACGAGGCCCTGCGCGCCACGCTGGGCCGCCTGCAGGACGAGTACTCCAGTAGCCGCGCCGAACTCAGCGCCACGCGCAACACCGACCTCGCCTACCCCAGGAACGATCTCGTGTACGCCGCCGTCGTGCCCGGCGTGCGCAACCTCGACCAGTTCCTGACGGACGCCGCGCGCAGCGCCGCCACCCGCGGCGCCAAGGGCAGCCCCGCCGCGCGCCTGAACCCGGCCGCGCGCAGCGCCCTGGAGACCAAACTGCGCGGCCTGAATGCCAGTTCGTTCGTGCAGTGCCGCGCCGCGCAGAACGCCGCCGTGGGCTTCCCGGTGGACCTGATCTGCGACGCGCGGCCCAACGTGGTGCTGTACCGCGCCGGGCAGGTCATCCGCCGCTCGACCGTGAACCTCGGTGACCTGCGGCGCCTGCAGGACCAGATCGGGGAACTCGTGCAGGACGCCACGCTGGACCTCACGTCGCGGGGCGTGCCCAGCGAGTACGTGCAGGGCCTGGACGTCGGGGAACTCGTGCCGCTCATCACGCGGCTGAACGACCGCAGCGGCACCGTCGCGGTCGTCGGGATCGCCGCGCGGACCGACGTGCGGCCCGGCAGTCGCGTCGACCTGTACGCCGTGCTGCCCTGA